From one Hirundo rustica isolate bHirRus1 chromosome 8, bHirRus1.pri.v3, whole genome shotgun sequence genomic stretch:
- the SEC31B gene encoding protein transport protein Sec31B isoform X2, with translation MKLKEIERTAVQAWSPANNHPIYLATGTSAQQLDASFSTNATLEIFEVDFRDPSLDMKQKGVLPASNRFHKLIWGNFGNGSAESSGVIIGGGDNGVLTMYSVHHILISKGDPVLGQTEKHSGPVRALDFNPFQSNLLASGANDSEIFIWDLNNFSVPMTPGTKSQPHEDISVVSWNRQVQHILSSAHPSGKAVVWDLRKNEPIIKVSDHSNRMHCSGMAWHPEVATQLVLSSEDDRLPVIQIWDLRFATSPLSQLEGHTRGVLSVSWCQADPELLLSSAKDNRILCWNPSMGEVVYELPIRSQWCFDVQWCPRNPSVFSAATFDGWINIYSVMGGNLEAQQKTQADKISSSFNNLDPFGTGQSLPPLQVPEQVTQTTLIPPLKKPPKWIRRPVGVSFAFGGKLITFGLTKAPGQQMQQTYPHQVFISQVTTETEFLLRSKELQMALQSGNLLDYCQGKIQTAKLPFDENLWNFLKVNLEQESRTKLLKLLGYSKEDLQKKIASCLSNGIPDKQPLPEAGDTNAAPDQLLMNSSDDVAAVSSSSAFFDNLIPQNMSTLEIPVTQDTDGLISQALLLGNFEGAVELCMRAERFADAIILAIAGGDKLLKETQKRYFAKQKTNLSVLLSSIVQQNWQDIVCMCDLQSWKEALAILLTYSKHEDYAQLCDMLGARLESEGDAALSNDACLCYISSGNVERLVECWVKNHETSSPLALQDLIEKVMVLSRSIEMLQGTAAPAPGPVLAERITQYANLLASQGCLAAAMNYLPSSSKELLIEQLRDRLFHAQGENVGDQQPPPFPYAHVNVGVIKPTAAKGSSTLEGAAHKAGSRHPEKPNYQSSFAPSAPSQPSVPSLFTPQPVPAMSVTPHHVAPPQASTGPQASLYSRGHPYPQYNLGLNPATVSGPAVSQSQPFGPVGVRPVGPAPFSSQPSLPGQSIPVGVQAPMTSPGVPPPRPALFTPASVPSSQLPAACPLPVANQSPLDFSSAPFNCPMNMGYPQGGPGAPSTKPLPAAIPPPPTAQESWSDPSTGRGGLQKKKLPEKFTPLAPITAPVMGLPAEPQGMHPQLSRLQESGQSPPGAPKEGSLQYHQLPGESIEKKELPPEHQALKTTFEGLVQRCSAVATDPKTRRKLEDALQRLECLYEKLREQALSPTILMGLHEIARCIEAKNYPQGLLVHTQVVSSSSFSEVSGFMPILKVLMTIAGKLNV, from the exons ATGAAGCTAAAAGAAATCGAGCGAACGGCTGTGCAGGCATGGAGTCCGGCAAACAACCACCCTATTTACCTAGCAACAG GAACATCTGCCCAGCAACTGGATGCATCCTTCAGTACAAATGCAACCTTGGAAATATTTGAGGTTGACTTCAGGGATCCCTCCCTGGACATGAAGCAGAAAGGTGTACTTCCTGCCTCAAACAG gTTTCATAAGCTGATCTGGGGGAACTTTGGAAATGGGTCTGCAGAGTCCTCTGGAGTGATCATTGGTGGAGGGGATAATGGGGTCCTGACAATGTACAGTGTGCACCACATCTTGATTTCAAAGGGCGACCCTGTCCTTGGGCAGACAGAGAAGCATTCAGGTCCCGTTCGAGCCCTTGACTTCAACCCTTTTCAG agtAATCTCTTGGCTTCTGGAGCCAATGATTCTGAAATTTTCATCTGGGACTTGAATAATTTCAGTGTGCCTATGACTCCAGGGACTAAATCACAG CCTCATGAGGACATCAGCGTGGTGTCCTGGAATCGGCAGGTGCAGCATATCCTGTCCTCCGCTCACCCCAGCGGCAAGGCTGTGGTTTGGGACCTCAGGAAGAACGAGCCCATCATCAAAGTCAGTGACCACAGCAACAGG ATGCATTGCTCAGGAATGGCCTGGCATCCAGAAGTTGCAACCCAGCTAGTCCTTTCCTCTGAGGATGACCGTTTGCCAGTGATCCAAATATGGGACTTACGCTTTGCTACCTCTCCTCTTAGCCAGCTGGAAGGGCACACAAG GGGAGTTCTCTCAGTTTCTTGGTGCCAGGCTGACCCTGAACTGCTGTTGAGTAGTGCCAAAGATAACCGGATCTTGTGCTGGAACCCAAGTATGGGGGAG GTGGTGTACGAGTTGCCCATTCGGAGTCAGTGGTGCTTTGATGTCCAGTGGTGTCCGAGGAATCCTTCAGTCTTCTCTGCTGCCACTTTTGATGGATGGATCAACATTTATTCTGTTATGGGTGGGAACTTAGAAGCTCAGCAGAAGACACAGGCTGACAAG ATCTCTTCCTCCTTCAACAACCTGGATCCCTTTGGCACAGGTCAGAGCCTTCCTCCACTGCAGGTGCCAGAGCAAGTAACTCAGACCACCTTGATTCCACCATTAAAAAAGCCACCCAAGTGGATTCGCAGACCTGTGGGGGTTTCATTTGCA TTTGGAGGAAAACTGATTACCTTTGGTCTTACCAAAGCTCCTGGACAGCAAATGCAGCAGACTTATCCACATCAGGTATTCATCAGTCAAGTCACTACTGAAACTGAATTCCTACTCCGATCCAAAGAACTGCAGATGGCCTTGCAGTCGGGGAACCTCCTTGATTACTGCCAGGGCAAGATCCAGACAGCCAAGTTGCCATTTGATGAGAACCTTTGGAACTTCTTGAAG GTGAATTTGGAGCAGGAGTCCAGGACTAAACTTCTCAAGCTGCTGGGCTACAGTAAAGAGGATCTGCAAAAAAAG ATTGCCTCATGTTTGAGTAATGGGATCCCAGATAAACAGCCCCTTCCTGAGGCAGGTGATACAAATGCTGCACCAGATCAG CTTTTGATGAATTCCAGCGATGATGTAGCTgctgtttcttcctcttcagcATTTTTTGATAACCTCATCCCACAAAATATGAGCACATTGGAGATTCCTGTCACACAAG ATACAGATGGACTCATCAGCCAAGCCCTTTTGTTGGGGAATTTTGAGGGTGCAGTGGAGCTGTGCATGCGAGCAGAGCGCTTTGCTGATGCCATCATCTTAGCTATAGCTGGTGGGGATAAGCTCCTAAAGGAAACCCAGAAGCGCTATTTTgccaagcagaaaacaaatctcTCTGTG ctgctTTCCTCCATTGTGCAGCAGAACTGGCAAGATATTGTTTGCATGTGTGATCTACAGAGCTGGAAGGAGGCACTAGCCATCTTGTTAACATACTCAAAGCACGAAGACTACGCTCAGCTCTGTG ACATGCTGGGTGCCCGCCTGGAGTCAGAGGGAGATGCAGCCCTGTCCAATGACGCCTGCCTCTGCTATATCTCATCAGGCAATGTGGAGAGGCTGGTGGAATGCTGGGTAAAAAACCATGAGACTTCCTCACCACTTGCCTTACAG GATCTTATAGAGAAGGTGATGGTGCTGAGCAGGTCCATTGAGATGCTCCaaggcacagcagcaccagcaccaggcCCTGTCTTGGCAGAACGAATCACCCAGTATGCCAATCTCCTGGCATCACAAGGATGCTTGGCAGCCGCAATGAATTACCTACCCAGCAGCTCTAAAGAG CTCCTGATTGAACAGCTCCGAGACCGGCTCTTTCACGCTCAAGGAGAGAATGTGGGTGATCAGCAGCCGCCCCCTTTTCCCTACGCTCATGTCAATGTAGGGGTCATTAAACCCACGGCAGCCAAGGGTAGTTCCACCCTTGAAGGAGCAGCCCACAAAGCAGGTTCCAGACATCCAGAGAAG cCCAACTATCAGTCGTCATTTGCCCCTTCAGCACCATCTCAGCCTTCAGTGCCTTCCCTCTTCACACCTCAGCCAGTGCCAGCAATGTCTGTGACACCTCACCACGTTGCCCCTCCCCAGGCCAGCACGGGTCCACAAGCGAGTCTCTATTCCAGAGGGCACCCATATCCACAGTACAACTTGGGCTTGAATCCAGCAACTGTCTCAGGGCCAG CTGTGTCACAGTCTCAGCCATTTGGACCAGTGGGAGTCAGACCTGTTGGTCctgctcccttctccagccagcCCTCTCTGCCAGGACAGTCCATACCTGTTGGAGTGCAAGCACCTATGACGTCTCCTGGTGTTCCACCACCCAGACCTGCCCTCTTCACTCCAGCCTCAGTCCCATCATCTCAGCTTCCTGCAGCTTGTCCTCTCCCAGTGGCAAACCAGTCTCCTCTAGACTTCTCTTCAGCACCTTTCAACTGCCCCATGAACATGGGTTATCCTCAGGGAGGTCCTGGAGCTCCATCTACTAAACCACTGCCAGCAgccattcctcctcctcccacag CTCAGGAATCTTGGAGTGATCCCTCTACTGGAAGAGGAGgccttcaaaagaaaaag TTGCCTGAGAAATTTACTCCTCTGGCCCCCATCACCGCTCCAGTAATGGGCCTGCCTGCTGAACCCCAAGGGATGCATCCTCAGCTGTCCAGGTTGCAAGAATCTGGCCAGTCACCCCCAGGAGCACCCAAGGAAGGCAGCCTACAG tatCACCAGCTACCTGGGGAAAGCATTGAGAAGAAGGAGCTGCCCCCTGAGCACCAGGCTTTGAAGACTACATTCGAAGGGTTGGTGCAACGCTGCTCGGCTGTTGCCACTGATCCA AAAACGCGAAGGAAGCTGGAGGATGCGTTGCAGCGGCTGGAGTGTTTGTATGAGAAGCTCCGTGAGCAGGCG CTCTCTCCAACCATCCTCATGGGTCTCCATGAAATTGCCCGATGCATTGAGGCTAAGAACTATCCACAAGGTCTCCTGGTTCACACCCAAgttgtcagcagcagcagtttcagtGAGGTGTCTGGTTTCATGCCCATCCTGAAAGTCCTCATGACCATAGCAGGCAAACTGAATGTGTAA
- the SEC31B gene encoding protein transport protein Sec31B isoform X1, with product MKLKEIERTAVQAWSPANNHPIYLATGTSAQQLDASFSTNATLEIFEVDFRDPSLDMKQKGVLPASNRFHKLIWGNFGNGSAESSGVIIGGGDNGVLTMYSVHHILISKGDPVLGQTEKHSGPVRALDFNPFQSNLLASGANDSEIFIWDLNNFSVPMTPGTKSQPHEDISVVSWNRQVQHILSSAHPSGKAVVWDLRKNEPIIKVSDHSNRMHCSGMAWHPEVATQLVLSSEDDRLPVIQIWDLRFATSPLSQLEGHTRGVLSVSWCQADPELLLSSAKDNRILCWNPSMGEVVYELPIRSQWCFDVQWCPRNPSVFSAATFDGWINIYSVMGGNLEAQQKTQADKISSSFNNLDPFGTGQSLPPLQVPEQVTQTTLIPPLKKPPKWIRRPVGVSFAFGGKLITFGLTKAPGQQMQQTYPHQVFISQVTTETEFLLRSKELQMALQSGNLLDYCQGKIQTAKLPFDENLWNFLKVNLEQESRTKLLKLLGYSKEDLQKKIASCLSNGIPDKQPLPEAGDTNAAPDQLLMNSSDDVAAVSSSSAFFDNLIPQNMSTLEIPVTQDTDGLISQALLLGNFEGAVELCMRAERFADAIILAIAGGDKLLKETQKRYFAKQKTNLSVLLSSIVQQNWQDIVCMCDLQSWKEALAILLTYSKHEDYAQLCDMLGARLESEGDAALSNDACLCYISSGNVERLVECWVKNHETSSPLALQDLIEKVMVLSRSIEMLQGTAAPAPGPVLAERITQYANLLASQGCLAAAMNYLPSSSKELLIEQLRDRLFHAQGENVGDQQPPPFPYAHVNVGVIKPTAAKGSSTLEGAAHKAGSRHPEKPNYQSSFAPSAPSQPSVPSLFTPQPVPAMSVTPHHVAPPQASTGPQASLYSRGHPYPQYNLGLNPATVSGPAVSQSQPFGPVGVRPVGPAPFSSQPSLPGQSIPVGVQAPMTSPGVPPPRPALFTPASVPSSQLPAACPLPVANQSPLDFSSAPFNCPMNMGYPQGGPGAPSTKPLPAAIPPPPTGFFPWLDPHTDHAAQESWSDPSTGRGGLQKKKLPEKFTPLAPITAPVMGLPAEPQGMHPQLSRLQESGQSPPGAPKEGSLQYHQLPGESIEKKELPPEHQALKTTFEGLVQRCSAVATDPKTRRKLEDALQRLECLYEKLREQALSPTILMGLHEIARCIEAKNYPQGLLVHTQVVSSSSFSEVSGFMPILKVLMTIAGKLNV from the exons ATGAAGCTAAAAGAAATCGAGCGAACGGCTGTGCAGGCATGGAGTCCGGCAAACAACCACCCTATTTACCTAGCAACAG GAACATCTGCCCAGCAACTGGATGCATCCTTCAGTACAAATGCAACCTTGGAAATATTTGAGGTTGACTTCAGGGATCCCTCCCTGGACATGAAGCAGAAAGGTGTACTTCCTGCCTCAAACAG gTTTCATAAGCTGATCTGGGGGAACTTTGGAAATGGGTCTGCAGAGTCCTCTGGAGTGATCATTGGTGGAGGGGATAATGGGGTCCTGACAATGTACAGTGTGCACCACATCTTGATTTCAAAGGGCGACCCTGTCCTTGGGCAGACAGAGAAGCATTCAGGTCCCGTTCGAGCCCTTGACTTCAACCCTTTTCAG agtAATCTCTTGGCTTCTGGAGCCAATGATTCTGAAATTTTCATCTGGGACTTGAATAATTTCAGTGTGCCTATGACTCCAGGGACTAAATCACAG CCTCATGAGGACATCAGCGTGGTGTCCTGGAATCGGCAGGTGCAGCATATCCTGTCCTCCGCTCACCCCAGCGGCAAGGCTGTGGTTTGGGACCTCAGGAAGAACGAGCCCATCATCAAAGTCAGTGACCACAGCAACAGG ATGCATTGCTCAGGAATGGCCTGGCATCCAGAAGTTGCAACCCAGCTAGTCCTTTCCTCTGAGGATGACCGTTTGCCAGTGATCCAAATATGGGACTTACGCTTTGCTACCTCTCCTCTTAGCCAGCTGGAAGGGCACACAAG GGGAGTTCTCTCAGTTTCTTGGTGCCAGGCTGACCCTGAACTGCTGTTGAGTAGTGCCAAAGATAACCGGATCTTGTGCTGGAACCCAAGTATGGGGGAG GTGGTGTACGAGTTGCCCATTCGGAGTCAGTGGTGCTTTGATGTCCAGTGGTGTCCGAGGAATCCTTCAGTCTTCTCTGCTGCCACTTTTGATGGATGGATCAACATTTATTCTGTTATGGGTGGGAACTTAGAAGCTCAGCAGAAGACACAGGCTGACAAG ATCTCTTCCTCCTTCAACAACCTGGATCCCTTTGGCACAGGTCAGAGCCTTCCTCCACTGCAGGTGCCAGAGCAAGTAACTCAGACCACCTTGATTCCACCATTAAAAAAGCCACCCAAGTGGATTCGCAGACCTGTGGGGGTTTCATTTGCA TTTGGAGGAAAACTGATTACCTTTGGTCTTACCAAAGCTCCTGGACAGCAAATGCAGCAGACTTATCCACATCAGGTATTCATCAGTCAAGTCACTACTGAAACTGAATTCCTACTCCGATCCAAAGAACTGCAGATGGCCTTGCAGTCGGGGAACCTCCTTGATTACTGCCAGGGCAAGATCCAGACAGCCAAGTTGCCATTTGATGAGAACCTTTGGAACTTCTTGAAG GTGAATTTGGAGCAGGAGTCCAGGACTAAACTTCTCAAGCTGCTGGGCTACAGTAAAGAGGATCTGCAAAAAAAG ATTGCCTCATGTTTGAGTAATGGGATCCCAGATAAACAGCCCCTTCCTGAGGCAGGTGATACAAATGCTGCACCAGATCAG CTTTTGATGAATTCCAGCGATGATGTAGCTgctgtttcttcctcttcagcATTTTTTGATAACCTCATCCCACAAAATATGAGCACATTGGAGATTCCTGTCACACAAG ATACAGATGGACTCATCAGCCAAGCCCTTTTGTTGGGGAATTTTGAGGGTGCAGTGGAGCTGTGCATGCGAGCAGAGCGCTTTGCTGATGCCATCATCTTAGCTATAGCTGGTGGGGATAAGCTCCTAAAGGAAACCCAGAAGCGCTATTTTgccaagcagaaaacaaatctcTCTGTG ctgctTTCCTCCATTGTGCAGCAGAACTGGCAAGATATTGTTTGCATGTGTGATCTACAGAGCTGGAAGGAGGCACTAGCCATCTTGTTAACATACTCAAAGCACGAAGACTACGCTCAGCTCTGTG ACATGCTGGGTGCCCGCCTGGAGTCAGAGGGAGATGCAGCCCTGTCCAATGACGCCTGCCTCTGCTATATCTCATCAGGCAATGTGGAGAGGCTGGTGGAATGCTGGGTAAAAAACCATGAGACTTCCTCACCACTTGCCTTACAG GATCTTATAGAGAAGGTGATGGTGCTGAGCAGGTCCATTGAGATGCTCCaaggcacagcagcaccagcaccaggcCCTGTCTTGGCAGAACGAATCACCCAGTATGCCAATCTCCTGGCATCACAAGGATGCTTGGCAGCCGCAATGAATTACCTACCCAGCAGCTCTAAAGAG CTCCTGATTGAACAGCTCCGAGACCGGCTCTTTCACGCTCAAGGAGAGAATGTGGGTGATCAGCAGCCGCCCCCTTTTCCCTACGCTCATGTCAATGTAGGGGTCATTAAACCCACGGCAGCCAAGGGTAGTTCCACCCTTGAAGGAGCAGCCCACAAAGCAGGTTCCAGACATCCAGAGAAG cCCAACTATCAGTCGTCATTTGCCCCTTCAGCACCATCTCAGCCTTCAGTGCCTTCCCTCTTCACACCTCAGCCAGTGCCAGCAATGTCTGTGACACCTCACCACGTTGCCCCTCCCCAGGCCAGCACGGGTCCACAAGCGAGTCTCTATTCCAGAGGGCACCCATATCCACAGTACAACTTGGGCTTGAATCCAGCAACTGTCTCAGGGCCAG CTGTGTCACAGTCTCAGCCATTTGGACCAGTGGGAGTCAGACCTGTTGGTCctgctcccttctccagccagcCCTCTCTGCCAGGACAGTCCATACCTGTTGGAGTGCAAGCACCTATGACGTCTCCTGGTGTTCCACCACCCAGACCTGCCCTCTTCACTCCAGCCTCAGTCCCATCATCTCAGCTTCCTGCAGCTTGTCCTCTCCCAGTGGCAAACCAGTCTCCTCTAGACTTCTCTTCAGCACCTTTCAACTGCCCCATGAACATGGGTTATCCTCAGGGAGGTCCTGGAGCTCCATCTACTAAACCACTGCCAGCAgccattcctcctcctcccacag GTTTCTTCCCTTGGCTAGATCCTCACACGGATCATGCAG CTCAGGAATCTTGGAGTGATCCCTCTACTGGAAGAGGAGgccttcaaaagaaaaag TTGCCTGAGAAATTTACTCCTCTGGCCCCCATCACCGCTCCAGTAATGGGCCTGCCTGCTGAACCCCAAGGGATGCATCCTCAGCTGTCCAGGTTGCAAGAATCTGGCCAGTCACCCCCAGGAGCACCCAAGGAAGGCAGCCTACAG tatCACCAGCTACCTGGGGAAAGCATTGAGAAGAAGGAGCTGCCCCCTGAGCACCAGGCTTTGAAGACTACATTCGAAGGGTTGGTGCAACGCTGCTCGGCTGTTGCCACTGATCCA AAAACGCGAAGGAAGCTGGAGGATGCGTTGCAGCGGCTGGAGTGTTTGTATGAGAAGCTCCGTGAGCAGGCG CTCTCTCCAACCATCCTCATGGGTCTCCATGAAATTGCCCGATGCATTGAGGCTAAGAACTATCCACAAGGTCTCCTGGTTCACACCCAAgttgtcagcagcagcagtttcagtGAGGTGTCTGGTTTCATGCCCATCCTGAAAGTCCTCATGACCATAGCAGGCAAACTGAATGTGTAA